Proteins from a genomic interval of Thermodesulfobacteriota bacterium:
- a CDS encoding sorbosone dehydrogenase family protein, protein MIEEFATGLGRPRFMAFSPDGVLFTTIIREGEVVGLPDKDKDGKSDKKITFLKGLNSPHGIAFYKGYLYIGETYQIVRYEYKGINSKPGKEEIIVPDLPTGGHFTRTVNFGPDGKMYVSIGSSCNICEEKDRRRAAILQLNPDGSDGKVFAKGLRNSVGLTWDPVKGEMWASDNGRDWLGDNLPPDEINRVNEGKDYGWPYCYGDRIPDPKFNDGRRCRNTVAPIVELQAHSAPLGLTFYDGDLFPEEFKGDLFVAYHGSWNRSVPTGYKLVRIRIKDGKPEAIEDFATGWLQGTKVLGRPVDVLVGQDGSLYVSDDRRGIIYKITYRKNRRSN, encoded by the coding sequence ATGATTGAAGAATTTGCCACCGGTCTCGGCAGGCCGAGATTTATGGCATTCAGTCCAGACGGTGTTCTTTTTACAACTATCATAAGAGAAGGGGAAGTCGTCGGTCTTCCTGATAAAGATAAAGACGGTAAATCGGATAAAAAGATTACATTTTTAAAAGGACTAAATAGTCCGCATGGCATAGCCTTTTACAAGGGTTACCTCTATATTGGTGAGACCTATCAGATTGTACGCTATGAGTATAAGGGCATTAATTCCAAACCGGGTAAGGAAGAAATAATTGTTCCAGACCTCCCTACTGGCGGGCACTTTACAAGGACAGTTAACTTTGGTCCGGATGGGAAGATGTACGTATCCATAGGCTCGTCCTGCAATATATGTGAAGAGAAAGACAGAAGACGAGCAGCAATTCTACAACTCAATCCCGATGGAAGTGATGGGAAGGTATTTGCAAAGGGTTTGAGAAACTCAGTGGGTCTGACCTGGGATCCGGTCAAGGGGGAAATGTGGGCGAGCGACAACGGAAGAGACTGGTTAGGGGATAATTTACCACCAGATGAGATAAACAGGGTTAACGAAGGAAAAGATTATGGATGGCCATATTGTTATGGAGACAGGATTCCCGATCCTAAATTTAATGACGGCCGTAGATGCAGAAATACCGTCGCTCCAATAGTTGAATTACAGGCCCACTCTGCTCCTCTAGGACTGACCTTTTATGATGGCGATCTATTTCCTGAAGAATTCAAGGGAGACCTATTTGTCGCATATCACGGCTCCTGGAATAGGTCAGTTCCAACTGGATATAAACTTGTGCGGATCCGGATTAAAGACGGTAAACCTGAGGCAATTGAAGACTTCGCAACAGGCTGGCTCCAGGGAACTAAGGTTTTGGGTAGGCCGGTTGACGTGTTGGTGGGACAAGATGGGTCTCTATATGTTTCAGATGATAGAAGAGGGATAATCTATAAGATTACTTATAGAAAAAATAGACGATCAAATTAA